A window of Acropora muricata isolate sample 2 chromosome 3, ASM3666990v1, whole genome shotgun sequence contains these coding sequences:
- the LOC136911381 gene encoding uncharacterized protein, which yields MARDIMDVCLRVIRDTNKSRYDSYSVRNVPCFETVFQLKQHFLENCQAEISPATDTTFQIGYYAEGNKKFSISSEIHLAEAFSLVKNGKITLWVDPHEDVPRSSLGRKRKGKENNNPRYLHILLLLKIGNSSVQDDSGDGEEEGSYESCLSRLRGKHDLPEFKLRCWARMVVNGTHNSEDTPPNVPFFTGISKASKPSKTVTSGEFSTQSTDNAERKVRIRSSILQQLKDLKALREDAVLTENEFSSQEEKLLKELNSL from the exons TCATGGACGTGTGTTTGCGGGTCATAAGAGACACCAACAAAAGCAGGTACGACAGCTATAGTGTCAGAAACGTACCTTGTTTTGAAACTGTTTTTCAATTGAAGCAACACTTTCTTGAAAATTGTCAAGCGGAAATTTCTCCCGCAACCGACACGACATTTCAAATCGGCTACTACGCCGAAGGAAACAAGAAATTCTCTATATCGTCCGAAATCCACCTTGCCGAAGCGTTTTCCTTGGTTAAAAACGGGAAGATAACTTTGTGGGTGGATCCACATGAAGACGTTCCAAGGAGTTCTTTGGGCAGAAAGAGAAAAggtaaggaaaataataatcCCCGCTATTTGCACATTTTGTTGTTG ttaaaaATAGGTAATTCCAGTGTTCAAGATGATAGCGGGGACggagaagaagaaggaagtTATGAATCTTGCCTTTCACGGCTTAGAGGGAAGCATGACCTTCCCGAGTTTAAATTGCGCTGTTGGGCGCGGATGGTG GTTAACGGAACCCACAACAGTGAGGATACCCCTCCCAATGTGCCATTTTTTACTGGTATTTCAAAAGCGTCGAAACCCTCTAAAACTGTGACTTCAGGTGAATTCAGTACACAATCAACGGACAACGCTGAGCGAAAG GTGCGGATACGTAGTAGCATCCTCCAGCAGCTCAAGGACCTTAAAGCATTAAGAGAAGATGCCGTCCTCACAGAAAACGAATTTTCTTCGCAAGAGGAAAAACTGCTGAAAGAATTGaattctttgtaa